In Blautia wexlerae DSM 19850, a single window of DNA contains:
- a CDS encoding CD1871A family CXXC motif-containing protein, protein MDELKTSKIWNSKWPALILMLVGVCFMGYGISRGELAVVFTKAINICMECVGIG, encoded by the coding sequence ATGGATGAATTGAAAACCAGCAAAATATGGAACAGTAAATGGCCGGCGTTGATTCTTATGCTTGTAGGAGTCTGCTTTATGGGATATGGGATTTCCCGCGGAGAGCTGGCAGTGGTGTTTACAAAAGCCATTAATATCTGTATGGAATGTGTAGGAATAGGATAA
- a CDS encoding TlpA family protein disulfide reductase, with product MKNRRMRLMAIFAAGVLSVTSMGGIVTAHAEETLSVPAEEAGAGAVQMDGKDAQAAEDGSVAASEGLIAGSFKPSEIAQPAQDTYEYPFLGMKLGISKDLKEQMEKKNISMFTDERWNDNADAVTYATASWCTLTDEQKDAEVDKMGTGYDDWLKSLSRVGVIGMYDEESQKDLDRITGCTEHKELGTSSDGKYKYYLSTNKDADADLLKDVEGIEVTLTEMTPFQMLSAFDQPQDTSDSTEATEGTNVGKFETTGVDGKTYTQDIFSKYDLTMVNIFTTWCSPCVNEIPDLEKLYQEMKDKGVGVVGVTLDTVGSGGKQDQEAVKKAQVLQKKTKASYPFLIPDSGMMNGRLNGISAFPETFFVDKNGNIVGETYSGSHSLDEWKEIVEKELENVTEGK from the coding sequence ATGAAAAACAGAAGAATGAGATTAATGGCGATTTTTGCAGCAGGTGTATTAAGTGTGACATCTATGGGAGGTATTGTAACTGCACATGCAGAGGAAACTCTTTCAGTGCCTGCAGAGGAAGCCGGTGCAGGTGCGGTTCAGATGGATGGAAAGGATGCTCAGGCAGCAGAAGATGGCAGTGTGGCAGCTTCCGAGGGCTTGATCGCAGGATCTTTCAAACCGTCAGAGATTGCTCAGCCGGCACAGGATACTTATGAATATCCATTCCTTGGAATGAAATTAGGGATTTCCAAAGATCTGAAAGAGCAGATGGAGAAGAAGAACATTTCCATGTTTACAGATGAGAGATGGAATGACAATGCAGATGCAGTCACATATGCTACAGCAAGCTGGTGCACCCTGACAGATGAGCAGAAGGATGCAGAGGTGGATAAGATGGGCACCGGATATGACGATTGGCTGAAAAGTCTCAGCAGAGTAGGTGTGATCGGAATGTATGATGAGGAATCCCAGAAAGATCTGGATAGGATTACCGGCTGTACAGAGCATAAAGAACTGGGCACCAGCAGTGATGGCAAATATAAATATTATCTCAGCACAAACAAGGATGCGGATGCAGATCTGTTAAAGGACGTGGAGGGGATTGAGGTAACACTTACAGAAATGACTCCTTTCCAGATGCTCTCTGCATTTGACCAGCCACAGGATACTTCTGACAGTACAGAGGCGACTGAAGGAACAAATGTAGGTAAATTTGAAACAACAGGAGTTGATGGAAAAACTTACACACAGGATATCTTTAGCAAATATGATCTGACTATGGTAAATATTTTCACCACCTGGTGTTCTCCATGTGTCAATGAGATTCCTGATCTGGAGAAACTTTATCAGGAGATGAAGGATAAAGGTGTGGGAGTAGTAGGCGTGACACTGGATACAGTAGGCAGTGGTGGAAAGCAGGATCAGGAAGCAGTGAAAAAGGCTCAGGTACTTCAGAAGAAAACAAAGGCATCCTATCCATTCCTGATCCCGGATTCCGGAATGATGAACGGACGTCTTAATGGAATCTCCGCTTTCCCGGAAACTTTCTTTGTTGATAAGAACGGAAATATTGTAGGCGAAACTTACTCCGGAAGCCACAGTCTGGACGAGTGGAAAGAGATCGTGGAAAAAGAGCTGGAGAATGTAACAGAGGGAAAATAA
- a CDS encoding RNA-guided endonuclease TnpB family protein, with amino-acid sequence MRKINRAVKIRIYPNKEQITQIEKTIGCSRFLYNRMLADKIRHYQEEKKMLKNTPAGYKKEYPWLKEVDSLALANVQLNLEGAFRKFFREPGVGFPHYKSKKHSRKSYTTNMVNGNICLQDGFLKLPKMQPVKIKLHRIIPEGWKLKSVTMSREPSGKYFASLLFDCENQTVEKRQAEKFLGIDFAMHGMCVFSTGERAGYPMFYRNAEKKLAREQRKLSRCEKGSRNYQKQKKKVALYHEKIKNQRKDFQHKLSHSLAEDYDAVCVEDLNLKGIAGGLHFGKGIQDNGYGQFLSMLGYKLEERGKYLIKVDRYFASSKICSVCGHKKKELALSERIYLCECGNRMDRDVNAAVNILKEGKRIYKKCA; translated from the coding sequence GTGAGAAAGATAAACCGGGCAGTAAAAATAAGGATCTATCCAAATAAAGAACAGATAACCCAGATAGAGAAGACGATCGGCTGCAGTCGTTTTCTCTATAATCGGATGCTTGCGGATAAGATCCGTCATTATCAGGAAGAAAAAAAGATGCTGAAAAATACGCCGGCCGGATATAAAAAAGAATATCCATGGCTGAAAGAGGTAGATTCTCTTGCGCTAGCGAATGTACAGTTAAATCTGGAAGGGGCTTTCCGGAAATTTTTCCGGGAACCGGGAGTGGGATTTCCGCATTATAAATCAAAAAAACATTCGCGGAAATCCTATACAACAAATATGGTAAATGGGAATATCTGTCTGCAGGACGGGTTCCTGAAACTGCCAAAGATGCAGCCAGTAAAAATAAAGCTCCACCGTATAATACCGGAGGGATGGAAGCTGAAATCAGTGACTATGAGCAGGGAACCGTCCGGAAAATATTTTGCCAGCCTGCTGTTCGACTGTGAAAACCAAACAGTGGAGAAAAGACAGGCGGAAAAATTTCTGGGGATTGATTTTGCCATGCATGGGATGTGTGTATTTTCCACCGGTGAAAGGGCCGGATATCCCATGTTTTACCGGAATGCAGAGAAAAAACTTGCCCGGGAACAGAGAAAGCTTTCCAGATGTGAAAAGGGAAGCCGTAACTATCAGAAACAGAAGAAAAAGGTTGCATTATATCATGAAAAGATAAAGAACCAGAGGAAGGATTTCCAGCATAAGCTCAGCCACAGCCTTGCAGAAGACTATGACGCAGTATGTGTGGAGGATCTGAACCTGAAGGGGATAGCCGGAGGCCTGCATTTCGGAAAAGGGATACAGGATAACGGATATGGCCAGTTCCTTTCCATGCTCGGATATAAGCTGGAAGAACGCGGAAAATATCTGATAAAAGTAGACAGATATTTTGCATCCAGTAAGATATGTAGCGTATGCGGACATAAGAAGAAAGAGCTGGCATTATCAGAACGGATATACCTATGCGAATGTGGAAACCGGATGGACCGGGATGTGAATGCGGCGGTCAATATTCTGAAAGAAGGAAAAAGAATATATAAAAAATGTGCATAA
- a CDS encoding response regulator transcription factor yields the protein MHILIIEDEEQLCRSMAEGLRMDGYETDTCFDGEEGLELCMTENYDLILLDLNLPGIDGLEILRQFRTFNTNTPVLILSARVQIQDKVEGLDLGANDYLTKPFHFEELEARIRSLTRRKFIQEDVCLRCSRITFDTRTREASVDGAPLALTRKESSLLEYFLLHRNRIISPEEMIEHLWDGSVNSFSNSIRVHISSLRKKLRTALGYDPIQNKIGQGYILEE from the coding sequence ATGCACATTTTAATTATAGAAGACGAAGAACAGCTCTGCCGTTCCATGGCAGAAGGACTCCGCATGGACGGATATGAAACAGATACCTGCTTTGACGGGGAAGAGGGACTGGAATTATGTATGACAGAGAATTACGACCTGATCCTTCTGGATCTGAACCTGCCGGGAATTGACGGTCTGGAAATCCTGCGTCAGTTCCGTACCTTCAATACCAATACTCCTGTTCTCATACTCTCCGCAAGAGTACAGATCCAGGATAAGGTGGAGGGTCTGGATCTGGGAGCCAACGATTACCTCACCAAACCATTTCATTTCGAGGAGCTGGAAGCCCGCATCCGCAGCCTTACCCGCCGTAAATTTATCCAGGAGGATGTCTGCCTGAGATGCAGCCGCATTACCTTTGACACACGCACAAGAGAAGCCAGTGTAGATGGCGCGCCTCTGGCTCTCACCAGAAAAGAAAGCTCACTTCTGGAATACTTTCTGCTTCACCGCAACCGGATCATCAGCCCTGAGGAAATGATCGAGCATCTCTGGGACGGCAGCGTAAACAGCTTCAGTAACTCCATCCGGGTGCACATTTCTTCTTTAAGGAAAAAACTGAGAACTGCCCTTGGATATGATCCTATACAGAATAAGATTGGACAGGGATATATTCTGGAAGAATAA
- a CDS encoding sensor histidine kinase, translating into MKFYSEKLSPRRLSLQWRLTLLISGLVITACALMYFFISRSAVTGLEGISDYVVLVTPDNSNPISINVDPKILIPDLENQIQNTKNKFLFQSMIATGIIILLSSICTWFVTRRALTPLRRFSDRISQVQAQNLSEPLEVPLSEDEISRLTRSFNDMLARLDNAFSAQKQFVASAAHELRTPLAVMQTNLEVFYKKPEHTHQEYDRLFTMLQEQTGRLSHLAEILLDMTGLQTVERSDTISLAALTEEVFCDLDPVAEKHQIRLIQTEGDCTVTGSYILLYRAVYNLVENAIKYNRPSGSVTVGIHSAETAVLEVTDTGIGISPENQEKIFDPFYRVDKSRSRAMGGAGLGLALVSEIARQHNGQVKVTQSSEKGSTIALMLPVTLL; encoded by the coding sequence ATGAAATTTTATTCAGAAAAACTTTCCCCCCGCAGGCTCTCCCTCCAGTGGAGGCTCACATTGCTGATCTCCGGACTGGTTATCACAGCCTGTGCACTGATGTATTTCTTTATCAGCCGTTCTGCTGTGACCGGTCTGGAAGGGATTTCCGACTATGTGGTTCTGGTCACCCCTGACAATTCAAACCCGATCTCTATCAATGTAGATCCAAAAATCCTCATCCCTGATCTGGAAAACCAGATCCAGAATACCAAAAATAAATTTCTGTTCCAGAGCATGATTGCCACAGGTATCATTATTCTTCTCAGCAGTATCTGTACCTGGTTTGTCACCAGAAGAGCCCTGACCCCTCTGCGCAGATTCAGTGACAGGATCAGCCAGGTACAGGCTCAGAATCTGTCTGAACCGCTGGAAGTCCCACTCTCAGAGGATGAGATCTCACGTCTGACCAGATCCTTTAATGACATGCTTGCCCGCCTGGACAATGCATTCTCTGCACAGAAGCAGTTTGTGGCAAGTGCAGCACATGAGCTTCGCACACCCTTAGCTGTAATGCAGACAAATTTGGAAGTTTTTTACAAGAAGCCGGAACACACACACCAGGAATACGACAGGCTTTTCACCATGCTTCAGGAACAGACCGGACGGCTTTCCCACCTTGCGGAAATTCTGCTGGACATGACAGGTCTTCAGACTGTAGAGCGTTCTGATACCATTTCCCTTGCAGCACTCACAGAAGAAGTTTTCTGCGATCTGGACCCGGTTGCAGAAAAGCATCAGATCCGGCTTATTCAGACAGAAGGTGACTGTACTGTTACAGGCAGCTATATCCTTCTGTACCGGGCAGTCTATAATCTGGTTGAAAATGCAATCAAATATAACCGGCCTTCCGGTTCCGTCACTGTAGGCATTCATTCTGCAGAGACTGCAGTCCTGGAGGTAACTGACACAGGCATCGGTATCTCCCCTGAAAATCAGGAGAAAATCTTTGATCCCTTCTACCGTGTGGACAAATCCCGCAGCCGCGCCATGGGCGGTGCCGGTCTGGGTCTTGCCCTTGTAAGCGAGATTGCCAGACAGCACAACGGCCAGGTAAAAGTAACCCAGAGCAGCGAAAAAGGCAGCACCATTGCCCTGATGCTGCCTGTAACACTCCTTTAA
- a CDS encoding threonine aldolase family protein, translating to MENTESRLYFASDYMEGAHPAIMKKLMETNLEKTVGYGQDPYTEEAKEKIRKACNAPEADVFLLVGGTQTNATVIDALLKSYQGVVAADTGHIATHESGAIEFGGHKVLIVPQKDGKISAQQIEKLVKDFYDDANYEHMVMPGMVYISQPTEYGTLYSREELAALSKVCRENHLPLYVDGARLAYALASPENDVTLTDLAEFSDAFYIGGTKCGALFGEAVVIPQKGRIPHFFTIIKQHGALLAKGRIAGIQFGELFTDGLYLRIGKPAMEAAEQIKAALKKYGYQLSLDTPTNQIFCIVSNDVMKEIAQDVEFGFWEKYDETHSVIRFATSWATTMEDTQKLIQILEKNK from the coding sequence ATGGAAAATACAGAATCACGTTTATATTTCGCCAGTGACTACATGGAGGGTGCACATCCTGCGATCATGAAAAAGCTGATGGAGACGAATCTGGAGAAAACAGTGGGATATGGTCAGGATCCATATACAGAAGAAGCGAAAGAAAAGATCAGAAAAGCCTGCAATGCACCGGAGGCAGATGTATTCCTGCTGGTTGGCGGAACACAGACCAATGCCACAGTGATCGATGCACTTTTGAAATCCTATCAGGGAGTTGTGGCTGCGGATACAGGCCATATTGCAACCCATGAATCTGGCGCCATTGAATTTGGTGGACATAAGGTTCTGATAGTACCGCAGAAAGATGGAAAAATCTCTGCACAGCAGATTGAGAAGCTGGTGAAGGATTTCTATGATGATGCCAACTATGAGCATATGGTAATGCCTGGAATGGTATATATTTCCCAGCCAACAGAATATGGTACCCTGTATTCCAGAGAAGAATTAGCAGCTCTCAGCAAAGTCTGCCGGGAAAATCATCTTCCCCTTTATGTGGATGGCGCCCGCCTTGCCTATGCACTGGCAAGTCCGGAGAACGATGTGACTCTCACTGATCTGGCTGAATTTAGTGATGCGTTTTACATTGGAGGAACCAAATGCGGAGCATTGTTTGGAGAAGCGGTGGTTATACCGCAGAAAGGACGGATTCCTCATTTCTTTACAATCATCAAGCAGCATGGAGCATTGCTTGCCAAAGGAAGAATCGCCGGGATCCAGTTTGGTGAGCTGTTTACGGACGGACTGTACCTGCGGATCGGCAAACCTGCAATGGAAGCTGCAGAGCAGATCAAGGCTGCACTGAAGAAGTATGGATATCAGCTTTCTCTGGATACGCCTACCAACCAGATCTTCTGTATTGTGTCTAATGATGTAATGAAAGAAATAGCCCAGGATGTGGAGTTCGGATTCTGGGAGAAGTATGATGAGACACACTCTGTGATCCGCTTTGCCACAAGCTGGGCTACTACTATGGAAGATACACAGAAACTGATTCAGATTCTGGAAAAAAATAAATAA
- a CDS encoding DUF1284 domain-containing protein, with amino-acid sequence MSFIKNIPLRPHHGMCLAYFKGEGYSDGFSAHMQEMLDIFQKGAKIQLHADTDEICSACPNNEKGCCSSFSLVEAYDNAVLDLCGLENGQIMEFDDFTDIVQKKILASGKRKEICGNCQWNSICESQKSRWEKC; translated from the coding sequence ATGTCTTTTATAAAAAATATTCCACTACGCCCTCACCATGGAATGTGCCTTGCATATTTCAAGGGTGAGGGATACAGTGATGGGTTTTCCGCACATATGCAGGAAATGCTGGATATTTTCCAGAAGGGAGCGAAGATACAGCTTCATGCAGATACAGACGAGATCTGTTCTGCCTGTCCCAATAATGAAAAAGGATGTTGTTCTTCCTTTTCGCTTGTAGAAGCATATGACAATGCAGTACTGGATTTATGTGGCCTGGAGAATGGACAGATTATGGAATTTGATGATTTTACAGATATTGTTCAAAAGAAAATCCTGGCATCAGGAAAGAGGAAAGAAATCTGTGGGAATTGTCAGTGGAACTCCATCTGTGAAAGCCAGAAGAGCAGATGGGAGAAATGCTAA
- a CDS encoding DMT family transporter: MKQENYIKGMIMIILSAFFFACMNVSVRLAGDLPSVEKSFFRNLVAAVFAAAILCKNRTVPKVDKKYWGPLILRCVCGTLGILCNFYAIDHLLVADASILNKLSPFFAIIFSFLLLKEKIRPVQAACVALAFIGCLFVVKPGFQNAALVPALIGVCGGLGAGIAYTMVRVLGTHGVKGPVIVFYFSFFSCLSVVPWMLFHFTPMNMKQLVTLLMAGLFAAGGQFTITAAYTYAPAGKISIFDYSQIIFATMLGFILFGEIPDKYSFTGYVLIILASLGTFLYNMRVAKAGK; this comes from the coding sequence ATGAAACAGGAAAATTACATAAAGGGTATGATAATGATCATCCTGTCGGCGTTTTTCTTTGCTTGTATGAATGTGAGTGTACGTCTGGCAGGTGATCTGCCGTCTGTGGAGAAGAGTTTCTTCCGGAATCTGGTGGCGGCGGTGTTTGCAGCGGCGATTCTCTGTAAGAATCGTACAGTGCCGAAGGTGGATAAGAAATACTGGGGACCGCTGATTTTGCGTTGTGTGTGCGGGACACTGGGGATTCTGTGTAACTTTTATGCCATTGATCATCTGTTGGTGGCAGATGCATCGATACTGAATAAGTTGTCTCCGTTTTTTGCGATTATTTTTTCATTCCTTTTGTTAAAGGAAAAGATCAGACCGGTGCAGGCTGCGTGTGTTGCGCTGGCGTTTATAGGATGTTTATTTGTAGTGAAACCGGGATTTCAGAATGCGGCACTTGTTCCGGCACTGATAGGAGTCTGCGGTGGACTGGGGGCAGGAATTGCCTATACGATGGTGCGTGTACTGGGAACTCACGGAGTGAAGGGACCGGTTATCGTGTTTTATTTTTCATTTTTCTCCTGTTTGTCGGTTGTGCCGTGGATGTTGTTCCATTTCACACCCATGAATATGAAGCAGCTTGTGACATTGCTGATGGCAGGATTATTCGCAGCGGGTGGACAGTTTACGATTACGGCTGCATACACCTATGCACCTGCAGGGAAGATTTCCATTTTTGATTATTCGCAGATTATTTTTGCCACGATGCTGGGATTTATCCTGTTTGGAGAGATTCCGGATAAGTACAGCTTTACAGGATATGTGCTGATTATTCTGGCATCATTGGGTACCTTTCTTTATAATATGAGGGTAGCTAAGGCTGGTAAATGA
- the thiW gene encoding energy coupling factor transporter S component ThiW translates to MNTDRSKTLRMVMLAMMVAIGVVISPILRIEGMCPTAHLINIVCSVLLGPWYSLLCATLIGIIRMMFMGIPPLALTGAVFGAFLSGVFYRASHGKIICAVIGEIFGTGIIGSLVSYPVMAFLMGRSGLNAFFYTPMFLAATCMGGTIAYFFLKALSHAGMLAKFQQSLGAKVYDRKSDKSQTIDQSSTAADSLHH, encoded by the coding sequence ATGAACACAGACAGATCAAAAACACTCAGAATGGTCATGCTCGCCATGATGGTTGCCATCGGCGTTGTCATCTCACCTATTCTGAGAATCGAGGGTATGTGCCCTACTGCACACCTGATAAACATCGTCTGTTCCGTACTTCTGGGACCGTGGTATTCATTGCTTTGTGCCACTCTCATCGGAATCATCCGAATGATGTTTATGGGTATCCCGCCACTTGCACTGACAGGTGCCGTATTCGGCGCATTTTTATCAGGCGTTTTCTACCGCGCTTCTCATGGAAAGATTATCTGCGCAGTGATCGGTGAAATCTTCGGAACCGGTATCATAGGCTCTCTGGTTTCCTATCCTGTAATGGCATTTCTTATGGGCAGAAGCGGACTGAACGCATTTTTCTATACACCAATGTTTCTGGCAGCAACCTGCATGGGCGGCACCATTGCCTACTTCTTCCTGAAGGCCTTAAGTCACGCAGGAATGCTTGCCAAATTTCAGCAAAGCCTTGGAGCAAAAGTATATGACCGTAAATCAGACAAATCCCAGACAATTGACCAGAGCAGCACAGCCGCTGATTCATTGCATCACTAA
- the thiM gene encoding hydroxyethylthiazole kinase, whose product MTVNQTNPRQLTRAAQPLIHCITNPISIHDCANIILAAGGRPIMAEHPAEVAEITRNSHALALNLGNITDARMKSMPESLKTAASLHIPVMLDLVGTACSNLRYEFAQKLMNIHMPELLKGNMSELLAMSGQTAHAIGIDAGVQDVLTDANRSHLKELFQEKASRWNTTLLITGKEDMIVSASKCEFITNGTPAMSQITGTGCMLGMICATYLAVTDPFTAALSAAREFGTAGERAEKNSSGPGSFQTELFDQFYNLL is encoded by the coding sequence ATGACCGTAAATCAGACAAATCCCAGACAATTGACCAGAGCAGCACAGCCGCTGATTCATTGCATCACTAATCCGATTTCTATTCATGACTGTGCGAATATTATTTTGGCGGCCGGAGGCCGCCCGATCATGGCAGAACATCCGGCAGAAGTAGCTGAGATCACCAGAAACTCTCATGCACTGGCACTGAATCTTGGAAATATCACTGATGCACGTATGAAATCCATGCCGGAATCTCTGAAAACTGCTGCCAGTCTCCATATCCCTGTTATGCTTGATCTGGTAGGAACTGCCTGCAGCAATCTGCGCTATGAATTCGCACAGAAGCTTATGAACATCCACATGCCTGAACTCCTAAAAGGAAATATGTCTGAACTTCTTGCCATGTCCGGACAGACCGCACATGCAATTGGAATTGACGCAGGTGTACAGGATGTGCTTACAGATGCCAATCGTTCCCATCTGAAAGAACTTTTCCAGGAAAAGGCTTCCCGGTGGAATACCACACTTCTTATCACAGGCAAGGAAGATATGATCGTCTCTGCCAGTAAATGTGAATTTATTACAAATGGCACTCCTGCCATGTCACAGATTACAGGAACCGGATGTATGCTTGGAATGATCTGTGCCACCTATCTGGCAGTTACAGACCCATTTACAGCGGCCCTGTCAGCAGCCAGAGAATTTGGCACAGCAGGAGAAAGAGCAGAGAAAAACAGCTCCGGCCCCGGAAGCTTCCAGACAGAGCTGTTCGATCAGTTTTACAATCTTTTATAA